The following are encoded together in the Bacillus sp. NP157 genome:
- the mprF gene encoding bifunctional lysylphosphatidylglycerol flippase/synthetase MprF, which translates to MEHETSTELPTNPIPVGKHAFYATLLRRAGGPLLSIVLLCLALWALRAMASEVTYRQIGAYVHGLPNTDIGLAVLLTGAGYAVMTLYDWFGLASVGKRLPAKRVGLISFISYAFSNALGMSLLVSGSIRYRFYVQAGLTTGEIARVVLYTTLSFWLGLAALTGATLLFVPIPPEVPLSGLRIPLAIVLAAVPLAWFGVALFVRRPIRVWRWAISSPTPMVAARQILVGALDWGLAAGVLYVLMPEDIVGGFGHFLAIFVLAQMAGLISHVPGGLGVFEAVMLAGFGATGNHGLEAPILGGLAAYRAVYYLLPLCAATLMVIAREVRALRHATLITPWFASLLPPFFAGLTLVCGAVLLFSGATLAIPGRMEILRGFVPLPLVEVSHFLSSVVGMLLLILARGLQRRLDAAYWLSLVFLIVGAVLSLLKGIDYEEATLLTLLALALAPAHRHFYRRASLFRASFSPGWVIAIAAVFACATWLVFFSFKHVEYSNNLWWEFSFRHGGAPRALRALVGAAAVVMLFALANLIRPARPRRSRPNDAELARAMPLLKQFSSAQAHLALVGDKTLMFAPEDRAFIMYDIEGRSWVAMGDPVGDDEDARRELVWSFREECERAGGWPLFYQVRPEDLDLYLEVGMNLLKIGEEARVRLETFNLDGKSKKTLRNAVNKLSRDGLRLEIVPVEGVAALLPRLKVISDAWMRDKKVREKRFSLGLWEEHYLLRTPMAVIWQGDEPVAFANMFLTDSMEEASVDLMRHLPEGPAGIMDFLFIELMSWAKAQGYRWFNLGMAPLSGLQNRRTAPLWSRFGAMVFGRGERFYNFRGLHRYKDKFDPEWEPRYIAVPGGIALPLALANVATLISGGIGGVVRR; encoded by the coding sequence GTGGAGCACGAAACGAGCACGGAGCTCCCGACGAACCCGATCCCCGTGGGCAAGCATGCGTTCTACGCCACCCTGCTGCGCCGGGCGGGCGGGCCGCTGTTGTCCATCGTACTGCTGTGCCTGGCGCTGTGGGCGTTGCGCGCCATGGCCAGCGAGGTCACTTATCGGCAAATCGGCGCTTACGTCCACGGCCTGCCGAATACCGATATCGGCCTGGCGGTGCTGCTGACCGGCGCCGGCTACGCGGTGATGACCCTGTACGACTGGTTCGGCCTGGCCAGCGTCGGCAAGCGGTTGCCGGCGAAGCGGGTCGGCCTGATCTCCTTCATCAGCTATGCGTTCTCCAATGCGCTGGGCATGTCCCTGCTCGTTTCCGGCTCGATCCGCTATCGCTTCTATGTGCAGGCCGGCCTGACCACCGGCGAAATCGCCCGCGTGGTGCTCTACACGACCCTGAGTTTCTGGCTCGGCCTGGCCGCGCTGACCGGGGCAACGCTGCTGTTCGTGCCGATTCCGCCTGAAGTGCCCCTGTCGGGCCTGCGCATTCCGCTGGCGATCGTGCTGGCTGCCGTGCCGCTGGCGTGGTTCGGCGTCGCGCTGTTCGTGCGCCGCCCCATCCGCGTGTGGCGCTGGGCGATCTCCTCGCCGACGCCGATGGTGGCCGCGCGGCAGATCCTGGTCGGCGCGCTGGATTGGGGCCTCGCCGCGGGCGTGCTCTATGTCCTGATGCCCGAAGACATCGTCGGCGGCTTCGGCCACTTCCTGGCCATCTTCGTGCTGGCCCAGATGGCTGGCCTGATCAGCCACGTGCCCGGCGGCCTGGGCGTGTTCGAGGCGGTGATGCTGGCCGGCTTCGGTGCGACCGGCAACCACGGGCTGGAGGCGCCGATCCTCGGTGGCCTGGCCGCCTACCGCGCCGTGTACTACCTGCTACCGCTGTGCGCGGCCACGCTGATGGTCATCGCCCGCGAAGTACGCGCGCTGCGCCACGCCACGCTGATCACGCCCTGGTTCGCCAGCCTGCTGCCGCCGTTCTTCGCCGGCCTCACCCTGGTCTGCGGCGCCGTGCTGCTGTTCTCCGGCGCCACCCTGGCGATCCCGGGGCGCATGGAGATCCTGCGCGGTTTCGTCCCGTTACCGCTGGTCGAGGTCTCGCATTTCCTCTCCAGCGTGGTCGGCATGCTGTTGCTGATCCTCGCGCGCGGCCTGCAGCGCCGCCTCGACGCCGCGTACTGGCTCAGCCTGGTCTTCCTCATCGTCGGCGCGGTGCTGTCGCTGCTCAAGGGCATCGACTACGAAGAAGCCACCCTGCTGACCCTGCTGGCGCTCGCACTGGCCCCGGCACACCGGCACTTCTATCGCCGCGCCTCCCTGTTCCGCGCGTCGTTCTCGCCCGGCTGGGTGATCGCGATCGCCGCCGTGTTCGCCTGCGCCACGTGGCTGGTGTTCTTCAGCTTCAAGCACGTCGAATACAGCAACAACCTGTGGTGGGAATTCAGCTTCCGCCATGGCGGGGCCCCGCGCGCGTTGCGAGCGCTGGTCGGCGCAGCGGCGGTGGTCATGCTGTTCGCCCTGGCCAACCTGATCCGCCCGGCCCGGCCGCGTCGCTCCCGCCCGAACGACGCCGAGCTGGCCCGTGCGATGCCGCTGCTCAAGCAGTTCAGTTCGGCCCAGGCGCACCTCGCGCTGGTCGGCGACAAGACCCTGATGTTCGCGCCGGAAGACCGCGCCTTCATCATGTACGACATCGAAGGACGCAGTTGGGTGGCGATGGGCGACCCGGTCGGCGACGACGAGGACGCCCGCCGCGAACTGGTCTGGAGCTTCCGCGAAGAGTGCGAGCGCGCCGGTGGCTGGCCGCTGTTCTACCAGGTGCGCCCGGAAGACCTCGACCTGTATCTCGAAGTGGGCATGAACCTGCTGAAGATCGGCGAGGAAGCCCGCGTGCGGCTGGAGACGTTCAACCTCGACGGCAAGTCGAAGAAGACGCTGCGCAACGCGGTGAACAAGCTGTCCCGCGACGGCCTGCGCCTCGAGATCGTGCCGGTGGAAGGCGTGGCGGCCTTGCTGCCGCGGCTGAAGGTCATCTCCGATGCGTGGATGCGCGACAAGAAGGTCCGCGAAAAGCGCTTCTCGCTCGGCCTGTGGGAAGAGCATTACCTGTTGCGCACGCCCATGGCCGTGATCTGGCAGGGCGACGAACCGGTCGCCTTTGCCAATATGTTCCTCACCGACTCGATGGAAGAAGCCTCCGTCGACCTCATGCGCCACCTGCCCGAAGGCCCTGCCGGCATCATGGATTTCCTGTTCATCGAACTGATGTCGTGGGCGAAGGCCCAGGGCTATCGCTGGTTCAACCTCGGCATGGCGCCGCTGTCCGGCCTGCAGAACCGCCGCACCGCGCCGCTGTGGAGTCGTTTCGGCGCGATGGTCTTTGGCCGTGGCGAGCGTTTCTACAATTTCCGCGGGCTGCATCGCTACAAGGATAAGTTCGACCCCGAATGGGAGCCACGCTACATCGCCGTGCCCGGCGGCATCGCCCTGCCGCTCGCGCTGGCCAACGTGGCCACCCTGATTTCCGGTGGCATCGGCGGGGTGGTGCGCCGGTGA
- a CDS encoding LTA synthase family protein, which yields MHSVLPALRQRFRPLAWYGALFLIVAFVIRLVLLIKTGKDVPASPGAWLYVFAVGLGYDIVTFFYMGWPMLLVLWLLPRRAALSTWGRRIFLGFAWVLAFATLFVGVAELVFWGEFSARFNFIAVDYLVYTHEVVGNIRESYPIGTWIALIALGAAAIVYFSRRMVVLRDDGSRFGGRTAFVGAWLLATVAVSFAVDGSMKDRPGNQYVNELAGDGTYQFFAAFRDNELDYGKYYPSLPREEAFGELRTLLKTPESTFTGNDPMDITRQIVNTGPEKKLNVVLISVESLSGDYVEGLSVSKHKHLMPNLDALAAKSLFFTELYANGTRTVRGLEALALSVPPTPGESIVKRPGNEHLWSLADVFNDKGYKSEFVYGGYGYFDNMNYFFANNGYDAVDRNAITDKKDIHAENVWGVADEDLFTLVMKRMDDSYAKGKPYFGHVMTTSNHRPFTFPAGRVSLPQGSRRAAVQYTDWAIADFLKRAATKPWFDDTIFVITADHCATSAGKTSLPVDRYHIPLYIYSPKHVAPGRIDRLMSQIDIPPTLLGMLNFSYTSRFYGYDLFKLEPGRERAFLSTYQELGYLHGGKLASLIPRQPVKEMVPEEASGDATPVAASSYDAKDAKDAITYYQTAAYLFTNGLMKRH from the coding sequence ATGCATTCCGTTCTCCCCGCGCTACGCCAGCGCTTCCGGCCCCTGGCCTGGTACGGCGCCCTTTTCCTCATCGTTGCGTTCGTCATCCGGCTGGTCCTGCTGATCAAAACCGGCAAGGACGTGCCCGCTTCGCCCGGCGCCTGGCTCTATGTGTTCGCCGTGGGCCTCGGCTACGACATCGTCACCTTCTTCTATATGGGCTGGCCGATGCTGCTGGTGCTGTGGCTCCTGCCACGGCGTGCGGCGCTGTCGACCTGGGGCCGGCGGATCTTCCTCGGCTTCGCCTGGGTGCTGGCCTTCGCCACCCTGTTCGTCGGCGTGGCCGAACTGGTGTTCTGGGGTGAGTTCAGCGCCCGCTTCAACTTCATCGCCGTGGACTACCTGGTCTACACCCACGAGGTGGTCGGCAATATCCGCGAGTCCTACCCGATCGGCACCTGGATCGCCCTGATCGCGCTGGGTGCCGCGGCCATCGTCTACTTCAGTCGCCGCATGGTGGTGCTGCGCGACGACGGCTCGCGCTTCGGCGGGCGTACCGCCTTCGTCGGCGCCTGGCTGCTCGCCACCGTGGCGGTCAGCTTCGCCGTCGACGGCTCGATGAAGGACCGTCCGGGCAACCAGTACGTCAACGAACTGGCCGGCGATGGCACCTACCAGTTCTTCGCCGCCTTCCGCGACAACGAGCTGGACTACGGGAAGTACTACCCGTCGCTGCCGCGCGAGGAAGCCTTCGGCGAACTGCGCACGCTGCTGAAGACGCCGGAATCGACCTTCACCGGCAACGATCCGATGGACATCACCCGGCAGATCGTGAACACCGGGCCGGAAAAGAAGCTCAACGTGGTGCTGATCAGCGTGGAGAGCCTGTCCGGCGATTACGTCGAAGGCCTGTCGGTGAGCAAGCACAAGCACCTGATGCCGAACCTCGACGCGCTGGCCGCGAAGAGCCTGTTCTTCACCGAGCTTTATGCCAACGGCACGCGCACGGTGCGCGGGCTCGAGGCGCTGGCGCTGTCGGTGCCGCCGACGCCGGGCGAGTCGATCGTGAAGCGCCCGGGCAACGAGCACCTCTGGTCGCTCGCCGACGTGTTCAACGACAAGGGCTACAAGTCGGAATTCGTCTACGGTGGCTACGGCTACTTCGACAACATGAACTACTTCTTCGCGAACAACGGCTACGACGCCGTGGATCGCAACGCCATCACCGACAAGAAGGACATCCACGCGGAGAACGTGTGGGGCGTGGCCGACGAAGACCTGTTCACGCTGGTGATGAAGCGGATGGACGATTCGTACGCGAAGGGCAAGCCGTATTTCGGCCACGTCATGACCACGTCGAACCATCGCCCGTTCACCTTCCCGGCCGGCCGCGTGTCGCTGCCGCAGGGCTCGCGTCGCGCCGCCGTGCAGTACACCGACTGGGCCATCGCCGACTTCCTCAAGCGCGCGGCGACCAAGCCGTGGTTCGACGACACCATCTTCGTCATCACCGCCGACCATTGCGCGACCAGCGCGGGCAAGACCAGCCTGCCGGTCGATCGTTACCACATCCCGCTTTACATCTATTCGCCCAAGCACGTCGCACCGGGCCGCATCGATCGGCTGATGAGCCAGATCGACATCCCGCCGACCCTGCTGGGCATGCTCAATTTCAGCTACACGTCGCGCTTCTACGGCTACGACCTGTTCAAGCTGGAACCCGGCCGCGAGCGCGCGTTCCTCAGCACCTACCAGGAACTCGGCTACCTGCATGGTGGCAAGCTGGCCTCGCTGATCCCGCGCCAGCCGGTGAAGGAAATGGTGCCGGAAGAAGCCTCCGGCGACGCGACCCCGGTCGCCGCGTCCAGCTACGACGCGAAGGACGCCAAAGACGCCATCACGTACTACCAGACGGCGGCGTACCTGTTCACCAATGGCTTGATGAAAAGGCATTGA
- a CDS encoding pirin family protein, with the protein MIDIRRFSSLGGANHGWLDAKHHFSFASYHDPKRMGWGALRVWNDDTIAAGTGFPAHPHSDMEIITYVREGAITHEDSLGNKGRTEAGDVQVMSAGTGIRHAEYNAEPEATKIFQIWIIPDGERKAPSWGTRPFPKGERSGRFVTLASGMEGDGDALPIRTDARVLGASLKAGETTEYTLGDGRHAYMVPAIGAVQVNGQALGKGDGAAVRDERVLRITATEDAELVLVDTAA; encoded by the coding sequence ATGATCGACATTCGCCGTTTTTCTAGCCTGGGCGGCGCCAACCACGGTTGGCTGGACGCGAAGCATCATTTCTCGTTCGCCTCCTACCATGACCCGAAGCGGATGGGCTGGGGCGCGCTGCGCGTGTGGAACGACGACACGATCGCCGCCGGCACCGGCTTCCCGGCACACCCGCACTCGGACATGGAAATCATCACCTATGTCCGCGAAGGCGCGATCACCCACGAAGACAGCCTGGGCAACAAGGGCCGCACCGAAGCGGGCGACGTCCAGGTGATGAGCGCGGGCACGGGCATCCGACATGCCGAGTACAACGCCGAACCGGAGGCGACGAAGATCTTCCAGATCTGGATCATCCCGGACGGCGAGCGCAAGGCACCGTCGTGGGGCACCCGCCCGTTCCCGAAGGGTGAGCGCTCGGGTCGTTTCGTGACCCTGGCCAGCGGCATGGAAGGCGACGGCGATGCCCTGCCGATCCGTACCGATGCCCGCGTGCTCGGCGCCAGCCTGAAGGCCGGCGAGACCACCGAGTACACGCTCGGCGACGGCCGCCACGCCTACATGGTGCCCGCCATCGGTGCCGTGCAGGTCAACGGCCAGGCCCTCGGCAAGGGCGACGGTGCCGCCGTCCGCGACGAACGCGTGCTGCGCATCACCGCGACGGAAGACGCCGAGCTGGTGCTCGTCGACACCGCCGCCTAA
- a CDS encoding LLM class flavin-dependent oxidoreductase yields MIPFSVLDLAPVPRGSTPGESLRHSRDLAVHAESLGFHRYWLAEHHNMTGIASAATAVVIGFIAEATKTIRVGSGGIMLPNHAPLVIAEQFGTLASLYPGRIDLGLGRAPGTDYATARALRRAMGPSDDRFPDDVVELQHYLGPLQPGQSVRAVPGMDTRVPLWLLGSSLFSARLAAELGLPFAFASHFAPDLMMQALEVYRTMFRPSEVLAKPYAMLGINVVAADTDAEAQRLFTSQQQAFWNLRRGAPGQLPPPVNSMEGIWTPMEKAQVDHALSCAVVGSADAVGDGLAAFIERTGADELIITAQVYDHAARKHSYTLVAQQHARLARGEAA; encoded by the coding sequence ATGATTCCCTTCTCCGTCCTCGACCTTGCCCCGGTACCGCGCGGCAGCACGCCGGGCGAATCGCTGCGTCATTCGCGCGACCTCGCCGTGCACGCCGAATCGCTGGGCTTCCATCGCTACTGGCTGGCCGAACACCACAACATGACCGGCATCGCCAGCGCCGCCACCGCCGTGGTGATCGGCTTCATCGCCGAGGCGACCAAAACGATCCGCGTCGGTTCCGGCGGCATCATGTTGCCGAACCACGCACCGCTGGTGATCGCCGAGCAGTTCGGCACGCTGGCATCGCTGTACCCGGGTCGCATCGACCTGGGCCTGGGCCGCGCGCCCGGCACGGACTACGCCACGGCGCGCGCACTGCGCCGCGCGATGGGCCCCAGCGACGATCGCTTCCCGGACGACGTGGTGGAGTTGCAGCATTACCTCGGCCCGCTGCAGCCGGGCCAGAGCGTCCGCGCCGTCCCCGGCATGGATACGCGCGTGCCGCTATGGCTGCTGGGGTCGAGCCTGTTCAGCGCGCGCCTTGCCGCCGAGCTTGGCCTGCCGTTCGCGTTTGCCTCGCACTTCGCGCCCGACCTGATGATGCAGGCGCTTGAGGTGTACCGGACCATGTTCCGCCCGTCCGAGGTGCTGGCGAAGCCTTACGCCATGCTCGGCATCAACGTGGTGGCCGCCGACACCGATGCGGAAGCGCAGCGCTTGTTCACCTCGCAGCAGCAGGCTTTCTGGAACCTGCGTCGCGGTGCACCGGGGCAGTTGCCGCCGCCGGTGAACAGCATGGAAGGTATCTGGACGCCGATGGAGAAAGCGCAGGTCGACCACGCGCTGTCGTGCGCCGTCGTCGGGTCCGCCGACGCGGTGGGCGATGGGCTGGCCGCCTTCATCGAGCGCACCGGTGCCGACGAGCTGATCATCACCGCGCAGGTGTATGACCACGCCGCGCGCAAACACTCCTACACGCTGGTGGCGCAGCAGCATGCGCGCCTGGCCCGCGGCGAGGCGGCCTGA
- a CDS encoding putative toxin-antitoxin system toxin component, PIN family — MRVVLDTNVCLDAFVFSDPRAAVLLAAIEQGEVEAVTREDCRDEWLAVLDYPALKLEEGQRVEAISRFNALVRVLPKKACEKSPPRCRDPDDQKFLELASSAGASILFSRDAEVLRLASRTKREGLFDIMRPEEWPAFRDAD; from the coding sequence TTGCGGGTGGTGCTCGACACGAACGTGTGCCTCGACGCGTTCGTTTTTTCCGATCCGCGAGCCGCGGTGTTGCTTGCCGCCATCGAGCAGGGCGAAGTGGAAGCGGTGACCCGCGAGGATTGCCGCGACGAGTGGCTTGCCGTGCTCGACTATCCGGCGTTGAAGCTCGAGGAAGGCCAGCGCGTCGAAGCGATCTCGCGCTTCAACGCGCTGGTGCGCGTCCTGCCGAAGAAGGCGTGTGAAAAATCACCGCCGCGTTGCCGCGATCCGGACGACCAGAAATTCCTCGAGCTGGCCTCGTCGGCCGGCGCGTCGATCCTGTTCTCGCGCGACGCCGAAGTGCTGCGCCTGGCCAGCCGGACGAAGCGCGAAGGCCTGTTCGACATCATGCGCCCTGAAGAGTGGCCCGCCTTCCGCGACGCCGACTGA